A region of Flavobacterium album DNA encodes the following proteins:
- the rsmI gene encoding 16S rRNA (cytidine(1402)-2'-O)-methyltransferase, whose product MSKLYIVPTPIGNLEDMTFRAIKVLKEADLILAEDTRTSAKLLKHFDIGTHMHSHHMHNEHKTVEGIIQRIQNGETIALISDAGTPAISDPGFLLTRACVENNIPVECLPGATAFVPALVNSGLPNEKFVFEGFLPDKKGRQTRFLALAEEPRTMIFYVSPHKLVKTLAEFVQYFGESRPVSVSRELSKLHEETVRGTAAEVLAHFTKKEPKGEIVVVVGGFIGQRKEKN is encoded by the coding sequence ATGTCAAAACTCTACATCGTCCCAACGCCCATCGGCAACCTGGAGGACATGACCTTCCGCGCCATAAAAGTGCTGAAGGAAGCCGACCTCATACTTGCCGAGGATACCCGTACCAGCGCCAAGCTGCTGAAGCATTTTGATATCGGCACGCACATGCACAGCCACCACATGCACAACGAGCACAAAACGGTGGAAGGCATCATACAGCGCATCCAGAATGGCGAGACCATTGCCCTAATATCCGATGCAGGCACACCGGCCATCTCCGATCCCGGATTCCTGCTTACCCGTGCCTGTGTGGAGAACAACATCCCCGTTGAATGCCTGCCCGGCGCTACAGCATTCGTACCTGCCTTGGTGAACAGCGGCCTGCCCAATGAAAAATTCGTATTCGAAGGCTTCCTGCCCGACAAGAAAGGCCGCCAGACCCGCTTTTTGGCATTAGCCGAAGAACCCCGCACCATGATATTCTACGTGTCGCCACACAAGCTGGTAAAGACACTTGCCGAATTTGTACAGTACTTTGGCGAAAGCCGCCCTGTCTCCGTTTCCCGCGAGCTGAGCAAACTGCACGAGGAAACCGTTCGCGGTACCGCTGCCGAAGTGCTGGCGCATTTTACTAAGAAAGAGCCGAAAGGGGAGATAGTGGTTGTAGTGGGGGGATTTATAGGGCAGCGGAAAGAAAAGAATTAA
- a CDS encoding restriction endonuclease has product MKTEIKIILEEGSSNKAQGNCFEDLIRNLLSTHQYKIKQNIRFTGMELDLLAEHRQRKDEILYVECKAKEKVSSIELRTFFANVFHHKADFGYFFRTNELEYDAGGLLVEYRNDERYKNLSFFEPEDIIEMLLNSKMIFEPLQSLKPYTISKKVLVVTYMGDFLIYLINESNLLPTKFIVINAINNEAEVTKNVIDLISSKVSEINKLEQIFITKGYSEPRHNLIESENLIETISEVQESENWYDYLPASSKNKHFVGRDTIRTQILEYFKEIHTNKSHKRIFYLNGKSGWGKSSLLLEIKGRCRNKHYKNKFFTVAIDTRSALSDNFVALSFNKIINSAFEQGFISQNFFNQTIEFTSTTDLLTSDSINEYLKVLKSENKYLVLIFDQFEDVFRKKDLFKSFYKFLSDVSDKKPNIIVGFSWKSEFFIPNDDPAYFYWQQAKEQSREFIIKEFGEKEIDGIIKQLEQSIGKLDREIKNRIKESSQGLPWLTKKLCIHIYEQIQQGLKKDKLIESNLNIKDLFEKDKERIEPDELKGLKLIAQKAYDGEFFEISEVGESIDSKVVDSLLHKRLIIKSGINYNIYWDIFRDYLVTNIIPPIGESFLLRQGVNLCLEVFLLFDKNEKVTIESLHKRHPKKIGKTTLENILIELRNLGLVQKNDEYYSISKGNVAITNDGFILFITQKFQNYTPYLNLKRRNLVFITKDDIVNVLKETFKQEYQDKTWETYALYLISWFLLSEIDIKTKIVEPRKGRGRSRISISTNNALPRMTFNEILKSVDKIPTGIESKAAADLILLGIIDDEKVLTPIGEELKKLNILERAALLRKLAKVIPKMEKIDKILQIHPKITAKQLIEMVGVDFFGGKAKSSKILYASSVMSWLKSK; this is encoded by the coding sequence TTGAAGACAGAAATAAAAATAATATTAGAAGAAGGTTCGTCAAATAAGGCACAAGGTAATTGTTTCGAGGATCTTATTCGGAACTTGCTTTCCACTCACCAATATAAAATCAAGCAAAATATTAGGTTTACTGGTATGGAGTTAGATTTACTTGCGGAGCATAGACAAAGAAAAGATGAAATTTTATACGTTGAATGTAAAGCTAAAGAGAAAGTTTCATCAATTGAGTTAAGAACATTTTTCGCAAATGTTTTCCATCATAAGGCAGATTTTGGATATTTTTTTAGGACAAATGAGTTAGAGTATGACGCAGGCGGATTATTAGTCGAGTATCGAAATGATGAGCGATATAAAAATCTTTCTTTTTTTGAACCGGAAGATATAATAGAAATGCTGCTGAATTCTAAAATGATTTTTGAGCCATTGCAAAGCCTAAAACCGTACACCATTTCAAAAAAGGTTTTGGTTGTCACTTATATGGGAGATTTTTTAATTTATCTAATAAATGAATCCAATTTGCTGCCTACTAAATTCATTGTTATAAATGCGATTAATAATGAAGCCGAGGTAACCAAAAATGTTATAGACTTGATTTCGTCTAAAGTAAGCGAGATAAATAAACTCGAACAAATTTTTATTACTAAAGGTTATTCTGAACCAAGACATAATCTAATTGAGAGTGAAAATTTAATCGAAACTATCTCAGAAGTCCAAGAAAGTGAAAATTGGTATGATTACTTACCTGCCTCATCTAAAAATAAACATTTCGTCGGAAGAGACACTATAAGAACACAAATCTTAGAATATTTCAAAGAAATACACACTAATAAGTCACATAAAAGAATTTTTTATCTGAATGGTAAATCTGGATGGGGTAAAAGTTCTTTATTACTTGAAATAAAGGGAAGATGTAGGAATAAGCATTATAAAAATAAATTTTTCACAGTTGCTATAGATACTAGGAGTGCACTATCGGATAACTTTGTTGCTCTTTCATTTAATAAAATTATTAATTCCGCTTTTGAGCAAGGTTTTATAAGTCAAAATTTTTTTAATCAAACTATTGAGTTCACGTCCACTACCGATTTACTTACTTCAGATAGCATTAATGAATATCTAAAGGTATTGAAATCGGAAAATAAATATTTAGTTCTAATCTTCGATCAATTTGAGGATGTATTCAGGAAGAAGGACTTATTCAAATCTTTTTATAAGTTCTTAAGTGATGTGTCAGATAAAAAACCAAATATTATAGTTGGGTTTTCTTGGAAGTCAGAATTTTTTATTCCAAACGATGATCCTGCATATTTTTATTGGCAACAAGCCAAAGAGCAGTCAAGAGAGTTTATTATTAAAGAATTTGGAGAAAAAGAGATAGATGGAATTATTAAACAACTTGAGCAATCGATTGGAAAATTAGATAGAGAAATTAAAAATAGAATTAAAGAGAGTTCTCAAGGTTTGCCGTGGTTAACTAAAAAATTATGTATTCATATCTATGAACAGATTCAGCAAGGATTAAAAAAGGATAAACTAATTGAGTCGAATTTAAATATTAAAGATTTATTTGAAAAGGATAAAGAACGAATTGAACCTGATGAATTAAAAGGCTTAAAACTAATAGCACAAAAGGCATATGATGGCGAGTTTTTCGAAATCTCCGAAGTGGGTGAGTCTATCGATAGTAAAGTCGTGGATTCTTTACTCCATAAACGTTTAATAATTAAGTCTGGGATTAATTATAATATTTATTGGGATATTTTCCGCGATTACTTAGTCACAAATATTATACCTCCCATTGGTGAGAGTTTTCTATTGAGACAAGGAGTGAATTTGTGTTTAGAGGTTTTTCTTCTTTTTGATAAAAATGAGAAAGTCACCATTGAATCATTGCATAAAAGACATCCAAAAAAAATTGGTAAAACTACGCTCGAGAATATATTAATTGAATTACGAAATCTGGGATTAGTTCAAAAAAACGATGAATATTATAGCATATCTAAAGGTAATGTTGCAATAACTAATGATGGTTTTATTTTATTTATAACACAAAAATTTCAAAATTATACACCGTATTTAAATTTAAAGAGAAGAAATTTAGTTTTTATAACCAAAGATGATATTGTAAATGTCTTGAAGGAAACTTTTAAACAAGAGTATCAAGATAAAACTTGGGAAACCTATGCATTATATTTGATTAGTTGGTTTTTGCTTTCAGAAATAGACATAAAAACTAAAATTGTAGAACCACGAAAAGGGAGAGGTAGGTCTCGAATATCTATTTCTACAAATAATGCATTACCACGAATGACCTTCAATGAAATATTAAAATCGGTAGATAAAATTCCAACCGGAATCGAGAGCAAGGCCGCGGCGGATTTAATTTTACTAGGTATAATTGATGATGAAAAAGTACTCACACCCATTGGAGAGGAATTAAAAAAATTAAATATTCTTGAACGAGCTGCATTATTGAGAAAGTTAGCTAAGGTCATACCTAAAATGGAGAAAATAGATAAAATATTACAAATTCATCCAAAAATTACTGCAAAACAATTAATCGAGATGGTTGGAGTTGATTTTTTTGGTGGCAAAGCTAAAAGTTCAAAAATTTTATATGCATCGAGTGTCATGTCTTGGTTAAAAAGTAAGTGA